The Pseudomonas berkeleyensis genome includes a region encoding these proteins:
- a CDS encoding TrkH family potassium uptake protein: MPLSSLRILAFINGIFLITLALSMLVPVITLLIFEQPQGINAFLWSSLITALTGIAMIAQGRPQQTHLRPRDMYMLTVSSWVMVSIFAALPFLFAERASITDAYFESMSGITATGATVFSGLDDMSPGTLIWRSLLHWLGGIGFIAMAVAILPMLRIGGMRLFQTESSDRSDKVMPRSHMVAKYMVLAYVGLSSLAVLAFWLAGMSLFDAINHAMSSIATGGFSTSDASLGHWQQPAVHWVAVLVMICGSLPFVLYVSALRGNYRALLRDEQVRGFFVLLLSCWLMLTLWKWSTSDLHWLDALRLVAVNITSIMTTTGFALGDYHLWGPFASMMFFYLGFVGGCSGSTAGGLKIFRFQVAYILLKANLKQLIHPRAVIKQQYNRHRLDEDIVRSILAFAFFYTITIATLALAVAMCGVDWITAMTGAAAMVSGVGPGMGEMVGPAGNYAGIPDLAKWLLTLGMLLGRLEILTVLVLLFPAFWRH; this comes from the coding sequence ATGCCCCTGTCGAGCTTGCGCATTCTTGCCTTCATCAACGGCATCTTCCTCATCACCCTGGCGCTGAGCATGCTGGTGCCGGTGATCACCCTGCTGATCTTCGAGCAGCCGCAGGGCATCAACGCGTTTCTCTGGTCCAGCCTGATCACCGCCCTGACCGGCATCGCCATGATCGCGCAGGGGCGCCCGCAGCAAACCCACCTGCGCCCGCGCGACATGTACATGTTGACGGTGTCGAGCTGGGTGATGGTGTCGATCTTCGCAGCCCTGCCGTTTCTCTTCGCCGAGCGCGCCAGCATCACCGACGCCTACTTCGAGAGCATGTCCGGCATTACCGCCACCGGCGCCACGGTATTCAGTGGCCTCGACGACATGTCGCCCGGCACGCTGATCTGGCGCTCGCTGCTGCACTGGCTCGGCGGTATCGGCTTCATCGCCATGGCCGTGGCGATCCTGCCGATGCTGCGCATCGGTGGCATGCGCCTGTTCCAGACCGAGTCGTCGGATCGCTCGGACAAGGTCATGCCGCGCTCGCACATGGTCGCCAAGTACATGGTGCTGGCCTATGTCGGCCTCAGCAGCCTCGCCGTGCTGGCGTTCTGGCTGGCGGGCATGAGTCTGTTCGATGCGATCAACCATGCCATGTCGTCCATCGCCACCGGCGGCTTCTCCACCTCGGACGCCTCACTGGGCCACTGGCAGCAACCCGCCGTGCACTGGGTCGCGGTACTGGTGATGATCTGCGGCAGTCTGCCCTTCGTGCTGTATGTTTCGGCGCTGCGGGGCAACTACCGCGCGCTGCTGCGTGACGAACAGGTGCGTGGGTTCTTCGTGCTGTTGCTGAGTTGCTGGCTGATGCTCACGCTGTGGAAATGGAGCACGTCCGACCTGCATTGGCTCGATGCATTGCGCCTGGTGGCGGTGAACATCACCTCGATCATGACCACCACCGGTTTCGCCCTGGGCGACTATCACCTGTGGGGCCCGTTCGCCAGCATGATGTTCTTCTACCTGGGCTTCGTCGGGGGTTGTTCCGGCTCCACCGCCGGCGGTCTGAAGATCTTCCGTTTCCAGGTCGCCTATATCCTGCTCAAGGCCAACCTCAAGCAGCTCATCCATCCGCGTGCAGTGATCAAGCAGCAGTACAACCGCCATCGCCTGGACGAGGATATCGTCCGCTCGATTCTGGCCTTCGCCTTTTTCTACACCATCACCATCGCCACCCTGGCGCTGGCGGTGGCCATGTGCGGAGTGGACTGGATCACCGCCATGACCGGCGCCGCCGCCATGGTCTCCGGCGTCGGCCCGGGAATGGGCGAGATGGTCGGCCCGGCCGGCAACTACGCCGGCATCCCGGATCTGGCCAAGTGGCTGCTGACCCTGGGCATGTTGCTGGGCCGCCTGGAGATTCTCACCGTGCTGGTGTTGCTGTTCCCGGCCTTCTGGCGGCACTGA
- a CDS encoding AraC family transcriptional regulator, producing the protein MSERTTSSNWALAIVQALELGGVDCASLFAELGMDYAALSDPDARFPQDAMTRLWQRAVALSGNPAIGLNMAQVVRPASFHVVGYALMSSRNLRDGFTRLVRYQRIIGEGADLNFLPQPDGYALTLAIHGDRLPPARQSAEASLAYCLAFCRWMTSKPMRPREIRFQGPPPEDLAPYQQVFQAPLKFNAEHYGLIFDRADLDAPLPSANEALAQLHDRFAGEYLARFSGTRVTHQARQVLCRLLPQGEPRREVVAQALHLSQRTLQRRLQEEGTSYQQLLDDTRRELAEQYLGQVSLTLLEIAYLLGFADPSNFFRAFRRWFGETPGEYRARLGIAS; encoded by the coding sequence ATGAGCGAAAGAACCACATCTTCCAACTGGGCCTTGGCCATCGTGCAGGCGCTGGAACTGGGCGGCGTCGACTGCGCCAGCCTGTTCGCCGAGCTGGGCATGGATTACGCCGCGTTGAGCGATCCCGATGCGCGCTTCCCGCAGGATGCCATGACTCGCCTGTGGCAGCGCGCGGTGGCGCTGTCGGGCAACCCGGCGATCGGTCTGAACATGGCGCAGGTGGTGCGCCCGGCGTCCTTCCACGTGGTGGGGTATGCGTTGATGTCCAGCCGCAACCTGCGTGATGGTTTCACGCGTCTGGTGCGTTATCAGCGCATCATTGGCGAGGGCGCGGATCTGAATTTCCTGCCGCAGCCCGACGGCTATGCGCTGACCCTGGCGATCCATGGCGACCGTCTGCCGCCAGCTCGACAAAGTGCCGAGGCCTCGCTGGCCTACTGCCTGGCATTCTGTCGCTGGATGACCAGCAAACCCATGCGTCCACGCGAGATCCGCTTCCAGGGGCCGCCTCCCGAGGATCTTGCGCCCTACCAGCAGGTGTTCCAGGCGCCGCTCAAGTTCAATGCCGAGCACTATGGGCTGATTTTCGACCGCGCAGATCTGGATGCGCCGCTACCCAGCGCCAACGAGGCGCTGGCGCAACTGCATGACCGTTTCGCGGGCGAGTACCTGGCGCGGTTTTCCGGTACGCGGGTTACGCATCAGGCGCGCCAGGTGCTGTGTCGCCTGTTGCCGCAGGGGGAGCCGCGGCGCGAGGTGGTCGCACAAGCCTTGCACCTGTCGCAGCGCACACTGCAGCGACGCTTGCAGGAGGAGGGCACCAGCTATCAGCAACTGCTCGACGATACGCGCCGGGAATTGGCTGAGCAGTACCTCGGCCAGGTCAGCCTGACGCTGCTGGAAATCGCCTATCTGCTGGGGTTCGCTGACCCGAGCAACTTCTTCCGCGCCTTTCGCCGCTGGTTCGGTGAAACGCCCGGCGAATACCGGGCGCGTCTGGGCATCGCTTCCTGA
- a CDS encoding Mpo1-like protein, producing MTAQTTERYQSFAEFYPYYLQEHSNPVCRRLHYVGSLLVLAILAYALLTQQWLWLLAMPLAGYGFAWVGHFVFEKNRPATFDYPLYSLMGDWVMLKDAFTGRIRF from the coding sequence ATGACCGCCCAGACCACCGAACGCTACCAGAGCTTCGCCGAGTTCTACCCTTACTACCTGCAGGAGCACAGCAACCCAGTGTGCCGCCGCCTGCACTACGTCGGCAGCCTGCTGGTGCTGGCGATACTCGCCTATGCCCTGCTCACCCAGCAATGGCTGTGGCTGCTGGCCATGCCGCTGGCCGGTTATGGCTTCGCCTGGGTCGGCCACTTCGTCTTCGAGAAGAATCGACCGGCCACCTTCGATTACCCGCTGTACAGCCTGATGGGCGACTGGGTGATGCTCAAAGACGCCTTTACCGGCCGTATCCGTTTCTAA
- a CDS encoding HD domain-containing protein — protein sequence MNSRARFTHMQDGQAEDWAIIAQDFAAYAAQLPARILAHLRLLDGDFGGFPVDRLTHSLQTATRAYHDGRDEEYVICALLHDIGDTLGSYNHPDIAAAILKPFVSAENHWMVEKHGIFQGYYFFHHLGMDRHLREQFKAHPQYQATIEFCAKYDAAAFDPDYESLPLSFFEPMLQRVFARPKNSIYLAAMDSANA from the coding sequence ATGAATAGCCGAGCCCGCTTTACCCATATGCAAGACGGCCAGGCCGAGGACTGGGCCATCATCGCCCAGGATTTCGCCGCCTACGCCGCCCAGCTACCCGCCCGCATCCTCGCTCACCTGCGCCTGCTCGATGGCGACTTCGGCGGCTTTCCGGTCGATCGACTGACCCACTCGCTACAAACCGCCACCCGCGCCTATCACGACGGCCGTGACGAGGAATACGTGATCTGCGCACTGCTGCACGACATCGGCGATACCCTCGGCAGTTACAACCACCCGGACATCGCCGCGGCCATCCTCAAGCCTTTCGTCAGCGCCGAGAACCACTGGATGGTGGAGAAGCATGGCATCTTCCAGGGCTATTACTTCTTCCATCACCTGGGCATGGATCGCCACCTACGCGAGCAGTTCAAGGCGCACCCGCAATACCAGGCGACCATCGAGTTCTGCGCCAAGTACGATGCTGCCGCCTTCGACCCGGACTACGAAAGCCTGCCGCTGAGCTTCTTCGAACCCATGCTGCAGCGGGTCTTCGCCCGGCCGAAGAACTCCATCTACCTGGCCGCCATGGACAGTGCCAACGCCTGA
- a CDS encoding adenylate/guanylate cyclase domain-containing protein, which translates to MKPATTSRANGLPTPPLREYYSRVLAYIATAASIAAGTYVGHFTYDILWMVPYALLYPHLAHNLSRRFKRDYPAQTDLALLFFDALHAGAACVLLGFSVVPSLMFLLILCFSALVIGGLRYLGLGLLVAASGMALCAALIEVHPNTDTPTLVALVSILFATLYICITAYFVNQQGLRLAQVRSEIKREQEKAARLARNLAKYLSPQVWESIFTGKKSVRLETQRKKLTVFFSDIKGFTELSEELEAEALTDLLNTYLNEMSKISLKYGGTIDKFIGDCVMVFFGDPSSNGAKKDAVAAVSMAIAMRKHMKVLRQQWRAQGITKPLEIRMGLNTGYCTVGNFGADTRMDYTIIGRDVNLASRLESAAESGEILISHETYSLIKDVIMCRDKGQITVKGFTRPVQIYQVVDFRRDLGATSSYVEHELPGFSMYLDTNGIQNFDKERVIQALNQAAEKLRDKVIL; encoded by the coding sequence ATGAAACCAGCCACCACCAGCCGTGCCAACGGGCTGCCGACGCCGCCGTTGCGCGAATACTATTCGCGCGTGCTGGCCTATATCGCCACGGCCGCCAGCATTGCCGCCGGCACCTATGTGGGGCACTTCACCTACGACATCCTCTGGATGGTGCCCTACGCCCTGCTCTACCCGCATCTGGCGCACAATCTCAGTCGCCGCTTCAAACGCGACTACCCCGCGCAGACCGACCTCGCCCTGTTGTTCTTCGATGCCCTGCATGCCGGCGCTGCCTGCGTGCTGCTCGGTTTCTCCGTCGTGCCCAGTCTGATGTTCCTGTTGATCCTGTGTTTCAGTGCCCTGGTCATCGGCGGCCTGCGCTACCTGGGCCTGGGGCTGCTGGTCGCCGCCAGCGGTATGGCGCTATGCGCCGCGCTGATAGAGGTTCATCCCAATACCGACACGCCCACCCTGGTGGCACTGGTCAGCATTCTCTTCGCCACCCTGTACATCTGCATCACCGCCTATTTCGTCAACCAGCAGGGTCTGCGCCTGGCCCAGGTGCGCAGCGAGATCAAACGCGAGCAGGAAAAGGCCGCACGCCTGGCACGCAACCTGGCGAAATACCTATCGCCGCAGGTATGGGAATCGATCTTTACTGGCAAGAAGAGCGTGCGCCTGGAAACCCAGCGCAAGAAGCTCACGGTGTTCTTCTCCGACATCAAGGGCTTCACGGAGCTGTCGGAAGAGCTGGAAGCCGAAGCGCTGACTGACCTGCTCAACACCTACCTCAATGAAATGTCGAAGATCAGCCTGAAATACGGCGGCACCATCGACAAGTTCATCGGCGACTGCGTCATGGTGTTCTTCGGCGACCCCAGCAGCAACGGCGCCAAGAAAGACGCCGTGGCGGCGGTTTCCATGGCCATCGCCATGCGCAAGCACATGAAGGTGCTGCGCCAGCAGTGGCGCGCCCAGGGCATCACCAAGCCACTGGAAATCCGCATGGGCCTGAATACCGGCTACTGCACGGTGGGTAACTTCGGCGCCGACACACGCATGGACTACACTATCATCGGCCGCGACGTGAACCTCGCCAGCCGCCTGGAGAGTGCCGCCGAATCCGGTGAAATCCTGATTTCCCACGAGACCTACTCGCTGATCAAGGACGTGATCATGTGCCGCGACAAAGGCCAGATCACCGTCAAGGGCTTCACCCGCCCGGTGCAGATCTACCAGGTGGTGGACTTCCGCCGCGACCTGGGCGCCACCTCCAGCTACGTCGAGCACGAGCTGCCGGGGTTCTCCATGTACCTGGACACCAACGGCATCCAGAACTTCGACAAGGAGCGGGTGATCCAGGCGCTCAACCAGGCCGCCGAGAAGCTGCGCGACAAGGTCATTCTGTAA
- a CDS encoding glycosyltransferase family 4 protein: MRILIVSDAWAPQVNGVVTSLAALVGELRGLGHQVKLLSPADFRAIPCPTYPEIPLVWNLWRVGAAIRDFHPDCVHLATEGPLGWAARRWLVKRGMAFSTAIHTRFPEYVSTRWPWIALRFGYAFLRAFHRPSQAVLVTTERLREEFANWDLQRLQLWRKGVDTRLFRPDETRARPVRPVFLYVGRIAPEKNLQAFLDLNLPGDKRVVGDGPQREALQQHYPLVRFLGYRHGQALAEAYQDASVLVFPSRTDTYGLVMLEALACGTPVAAFPVAGPLDVLQQGLSGVMDEDLHAACLAALELDRGRCAELAAAQSWRASALEFLALQPLIDGEPALAEALEA; encoded by the coding sequence ATGAGGATACTGATCGTCTCCGACGCCTGGGCGCCTCAGGTCAATGGTGTGGTCACCAGTCTGGCGGCTCTGGTCGGCGAACTGCGTGGGCTGGGGCATCAGGTCAAGCTGCTGTCGCCTGCCGATTTTCGTGCCATTCCTTGTCCTACTTACCCGGAGATACCGCTGGTATGGAATCTCTGGAGAGTCGGTGCGGCGATTCGTGATTTTCATCCCGACTGCGTCCATCTTGCCACCGAGGGGCCGCTGGGGTGGGCGGCGCGGCGCTGGTTGGTCAAGCGCGGGATGGCATTCTCCACGGCGATCCATACGCGTTTTCCCGAGTACGTCAGCACGCGTTGGCCGTGGATCGCACTGCGCTTCGGTTATGCCTTCCTGCGTGCCTTTCATCGTCCAAGCCAGGCCGTGCTGGTAACCACCGAGCGCCTGCGCGAGGAGTTCGCCAACTGGGATTTGCAACGACTGCAGCTGTGGCGCAAGGGCGTGGATACCCGCCTGTTTCGGCCGGACGAGACGCGCGCTCGGCCTGTGCGCCCGGTGTTTCTTTACGTCGGACGCATCGCTCCGGAAAAGAATCTGCAGGCCTTTCTCGATCTGAATCTGCCTGGCGACAAGCGCGTAGTGGGGGACGGCCCGCAGCGCGAAGCGTTGCAGCAGCACTATCCGCTGGTGCGTTTTCTCGGTTATCGCCATGGCCAGGCGTTGGCCGAGGCCTACCAGGATGCCTCGGTGCTGGTCTTCCCTTCGCGTACCGATACCTACGGTCTGGTGATGCTGGAGGCATTGGCCTGCGGTACACCCGTGGCTGCGTTTCCCGTGGCCGGGCCGCTGGATGTGCTGCAGCAGGGGCTTAGTGGCGTAATGGACGAGGATCTGCACGCTGCCTGCCTGGCCGCGTTGGAACTGGATCGCGGGCGTTGCGCAGAGCTGGCGGCGGCGCAGTCCTGGCGCGCTTCGGCGCTGGAGTTCCTGGCGTTGCAGCCGCTGATCGATGGCGAGCCGGCGCTGGCTGAGGCGCTGGAGGCGTAG
- a CDS encoding UDP-2,3-diacylglucosamine diphosphatase — MTSAQLAKPSRKQRVRTLWISDVHLGTRDCQAEHLAAFLKRYHADRIYLVGDIIDGWKLRGGIYWPQAHTNVIRRLLTMSKRGTEVIYVTGNHDEFLRRYSSLLLGNIQLVDEAVHVTVDGRQLLVIHGDQFDVITRYHRWLAFLGDSAYEFTLTLNRWLNHWRSRWGYGYWSLSAYLKHKVKTAVNFISDFEEAIAHECVKRGLQGVVCGHIHHAEIRQVGGVEYMNCGDWVESCTALIEHWDGQIELYRLAEAQAQQASEEQAVALESGA, encoded by the coding sequence ATGACCAGCGCCCAGCTCGCCAAGCCCAGCCGCAAGCAACGTGTCCGCACCCTGTGGATCTCCGATGTGCATTTGGGCACTCGTGATTGCCAGGCCGAGCACCTGGCGGCGTTCCTCAAGCGCTATCACGCCGATCGTATCTACCTGGTAGGCGACATCATCGATGGCTGGAAACTGCGTGGCGGCATCTACTGGCCGCAGGCGCACACCAACGTCATCCGCCGTCTTTTGACCATGAGCAAGCGTGGTACCGAGGTGATCTACGTCACTGGCAACCACGACGAATTCCTGCGCCGATACTCCAGCTTGCTGCTGGGCAATATCCAGCTGGTGGACGAGGCCGTGCACGTCACTGTCGATGGCCGCCAGTTGCTGGTGATCCACGGCGATCAGTTCGACGTGATAACCCGCTATCACCGCTGGCTGGCCTTTCTCGGCGACTCGGCCTACGAATTCACCCTGACCCTCAATCGCTGGCTCAATCACTGGCGCAGCCGTTGGGGCTACGGCTACTGGTCGCTGTCGGCCTACCTCAAGCACAAGGTCAAGACGGCAGTGAACTTCATCAGCGACTTCGAGGAGGCCATTGCCCACGAGTGCGTCAAGCGCGGCTTGCAGGGCGTGGTTTGCGGGCATATCCACCATGCCGAGATTCGCCAGGTGGGCGGTGTGGAATACATGAATTGCGGCGATTGGGTGGAGTCCTGTACGGCGTTGATCGAGCATTGGGACGGGCAGATCGAACTCTACCGCCTGGCCGAAGCGCAGGCGCAGCAGGCCAGCGAGGAGCAGGCCGTCGCCCTCGAGAGCGGCGCATGA
- a CDS encoding helix-turn-helix transcriptional regulator encodes MPPILSLRHYSHEVLSHSHDHAQLVFGLAGELQFEVDGQGSRVLRHHLAVVPAEARHTCGSPRGSQCLVLDLPTTDWLEHQLGHHASDIQRLLDKPNALQLDPSQGQLLNWLASSPINDPVIAGQGAALLLGSLACSRQQREIAGLPLAALDHYIDQHAAHPLQVADLARLAGLSVARLHARFLAETGRTPMEHIRQRRLQLAEQLLRDSDLAVGEIAARVGYSSQSAFTAALSRHLGMTPRQLRRAR; translated from the coding sequence ATGCCCCCGATTCTGTCCCTGCGTCATTACAGCCACGAAGTGCTCAGCCATAGCCACGACCATGCGCAATTGGTGTTCGGCCTGGCTGGCGAGCTGCAATTCGAAGTGGATGGGCAGGGCAGCCGGGTACTGCGCCATCATCTGGCGGTGGTACCGGCCGAAGCACGCCATACCTGCGGCAGCCCACGTGGCAGCCAGTGCCTGGTGCTGGATCTACCGACCACCGATTGGCTCGAGCACCAACTCGGCCACCACGCGAGCGACATCCAGCGCCTACTGGACAAACCCAACGCACTGCAGCTCGATCCATCCCAGGGCCAATTGCTCAACTGGCTGGCCAGCAGCCCGATCAACGACCCGGTCATCGCTGGACAGGGCGCGGCCTTGCTGCTCGGCAGCCTGGCCTGTAGCCGCCAGCAACGTGAAATAGCGGGTTTGCCCCTGGCTGCACTCGATCACTACATCGATCAGCATGCGGCTCACCCGCTGCAGGTGGCAGATCTGGCACGCCTGGCCGGTCTTTCGGTGGCGCGTCTGCATGCCCGTTTTCTCGCTGAAACCGGTCGTACGCCCATGGAGCACATCCGCCAACGGCGCCTGCAACTGGCTGAACAGCTGCTGCGCGACAGCGACCTGGCGGTTGGCGAAATCGCTGCACGGGTCGGTTACAGCTCGCAGAGCGCCTTCACCGCCGCCCTCTCCCGCCATCTGGGTATGACGCCGAGACAGCTGCGTCGCGCTCGCTAG
- a CDS encoding tRNA-binding protein, which translates to MQTIEWQDFEKVELRVGTIRSARPNEKAVKPAYVLEVDLGELGIKTSSAQITAHYGCDELIGRQVLCVCNFAPKRIAGVRSEVLVTGVYDSDNRVVLAGFDKPLPNGARLA; encoded by the coding sequence ATGCAAACCATCGAATGGCAGGATTTCGAGAAAGTGGAGCTGCGCGTCGGCACCATCCGCAGCGCCCGTCCCAATGAAAAGGCCGTGAAACCGGCCTACGTGCTGGAAGTCGATCTCGGCGAACTGGGTATCAAGACCTCCAGCGCACAGATTACCGCGCACTACGGCTGTGACGAGCTGATCGGCCGCCAGGTGCTGTGCGTGTGCAATTTCGCCCCCAAGCGTATCGCCGGGGTGCGCTCGGAGGTGCTGGTAACAGGCGTCTACGACAGCGATAACCGCGTCGTCCTGGCCGGCTTCGACAAGCCGCTGCCCAACGGTGCGCGCCTGGCATGA
- a CDS encoding DMT family transporter: protein MTQRNALLAIHLGALLFGLSGIFGKLAATTPNMIAGGRAFFAVLALSLAALLWRSRNAVRPSLRQMVLLILGGLLLGTHWVTFFEAVKISGVAIATLGFASFPAFTVLLEGLLFRERTRPSEFAMVGVVCVGLILVTPEFSLDSSATTGLLWAVLSGFLFALLSLLNRASTRGLDPVKAALYQNVAVLICFLPLAWPLLPSVRPVDWLWLAMLGIFCTGLAHSLFVASLRVLKARTTAVIFALEPVYGILFAWWLFSEQPTLRMLAGGMLIVSAIFVSARMAR from the coding sequence ATGACGCAGCGTAACGCTCTGCTGGCGATTCACCTGGGTGCCCTGCTGTTCGGCCTGTCGGGTATCTTCGGCAAACTCGCGGCGACCACACCGAACATGATTGCAGGCGGCCGAGCCTTCTTCGCCGTACTCGCCTTGAGCCTGGCTGCGCTGCTCTGGCGCAGCCGTAACGCGGTTCGTCCGAGCCTGCGGCAGATGGTTCTGCTGATACTCGGCGGCCTGCTGCTCGGCACGCACTGGGTCACCTTTTTCGAAGCAGTGAAGATCTCCGGCGTCGCCATCGCCACCCTGGGTTTCGCTAGTTTTCCGGCCTTTACCGTATTGCTTGAGGGCCTGCTGTTTCGCGAGCGCACCCGCCCCAGCGAGTTCGCCATGGTCGGCGTGGTGTGCGTGGGGTTGATCCTGGTCACCCCGGAATTCAGCCTTGATAGCAGTGCTACCACCGGCCTGCTATGGGCAGTGCTGTCGGGCTTTCTGTTCGCCCTGCTGTCGCTGCTCAATCGCGCCAGTACGCGCGGCCTCGATCCGGTAAAGGCCGCGCTGTACCAGAACGTCGCCGTCTTGATCTGCTTCCTGCCGCTGGCCTGGCCGCTGCTGCCCAGCGTGCGCCCAGTAGACTGGCTGTGGTTGGCGATGCTCGGCATCTTCTGCACGGGCCTGGCACACAGCCTGTTCGTCGCCAGCCTGCGCGTGCTCAAGGCGCGCACCACGGCCGTGATCTTCGCTCTGGAGCCGGTCTACGGGATTCTGTTCGCCTGGTGGCTGTTCAGCGAGCAACCGACGCTGCGCATGCTGGCTGGCGGCATGCTGATCGTCAGCGCCATCTTCGTGTCGGCGCGAATGGCGCGTTGA
- a CDS encoding SelT/SelW/SelH family protein codes for MSDQKPEIVITYCTQCQWLLRAAWLAQELLSTFADELGRVSLEPGTGGVFRILCNGQQIWERKTDGGFPEAKVLKQRVRDLIDPGRDLGHNDRA; via the coding sequence ATGTCCGATCAGAAGCCTGAAATCGTCATCACCTATTGCACCCAGTGCCAGTGGTTGCTGCGCGCCGCCTGGCTGGCCCAGGAACTGCTCAGCACCTTTGCCGATGAACTGGGCCGGGTCAGCCTGGAGCCAGGTACCGGCGGCGTTTTTCGTATCCTCTGCAATGGCCAGCAGATCTGGGAACGCAAGACCGATGGTGGTTTTCCCGAGGCCAAGGTACTCAAGCAGCGGGTGCGCGACCTGATCGATCCCGGCCGCGATCTGGGTCACAACGACCGCGCTTGA